Within Cytophagia bacterium CHB2, the genomic segment AACCGGAAACCAGCCCCAGAATAAGACCCACTGCAAGACTTACCATTGGGCCAACAAATGCAACAGATAGTGAAACCCGGTTAATGTTTTTGAGGCGGAGATGGCGATGAATCCTGGAATGAGGAAGCTCAACATCATCACTTCGCTTGGACGGTGCCGCCACAAAGCGCAAAGAACACCGGCCAGCGCCAGGGCTAACACGCCGGCGCCGAAGGAATATTCCAGACCCTGAAAATAGTAGCGCCAGGGCGAAATCATGCTATCGGAGTAATGCACGAGAAAAACCGGATCGACTTCCGTGCTTGTGAGACCGAGTTTTCCGAAAATGAAATTTAGGGTGTTCGCTACATTTTCATTCTGGTTGAGCCACAGTCCCGGATTGCCAATCAGATAGATCGTCAGTAATGCGGCAAATCCCCAGCCGGACTTTTTGAGCCACGCCGTTTGGGCGCCATTATCGCGCCGACGGAGAGCGTGAGCGGCGACAAATGGAATGAGCGCTATTGCTGCAGAGGCTTTGAAGAGCATGGCCACGCCGATCAAGAAACCGGCCAGCAGGGAGGAACGTAGCGAGATCTTGCGCATCACCTCAACAAGCGCCGTGAATCCGAGAAGCAGCACAAACGTCATCGGCACATCAACGGTGATGTAATGCGAGCACTCTGTGTGCACAACCGCCACGGCCAGGAATAACGCGGCCGCAAGCCCGGTTTTTTCATCGTAGATTTTCCTGCCGAGGCGATAGAGGGCATAAACACTGAGCGTTCCGATGATCGCCGTCGTAATTCGCCCGATCAACCAAAACGGCGCCGGCGCGAAGATGATTTTCAATGCAAAGTCACTAAGGCCGGCAACGCCGCCTGTTATCCAGAGGACGAGATAATACAGTGCATACTCGATGAAAAGCAGGTAGAAATAACCGCCTTTGAAATTGCGGTCGAAATCGAAATCGCCGTAGCCCAGGCGCAGCGCGCGATAAACTTCATGCCCCTCGTCTTGGTGATATTGATAGGGCAGGCCGAAAGCGATACCCCACAAGCGCAGCACGAGAGCCAGCAGCAAAATGAAACATAAAACAATAGTGGCGCGATGGCGCATGAAGAGTCTGTTAATGTTGTGTGACGCACAAATCGCGGGCTCTCTGGCGGCACAGACGGGTAAAACCAGGTTTGAACGATGATATTTTTCCAATGACGGGTACATGCTTTTAGCCCTTACGCCGAGGTGCGCGCAAATGAGCTGCTGGTTGAGATAGTTGTTCTCGTCGTTCACGTGTTATGCGGCCATGTGATAAATCTGTTCCGGCGCTTTGGCCGCGATCCGTGACAGGCGAGCGGCATCGCGCACAAACAGCTTATGCCAGGTTTCCACGGTAACAATGCGCCCGATGATTTCTGCGAAGTTGCCGCTGCGATTCATGTGCTCGGCAAGCAGCAGGCGCAGGCTGTCACGATTGAACACGCGCGAGCCTTCCGGCCATCGCTCAATCATGATCGTCGCAACTTTTTTTTGCAGTTTCAGAGAGTTGCGGATCATTTCGTCATAGTCGATCATCCGGGAATCGCTGGTTGCCGGTTGCCGCCGCAGGGCGGCATTCAAGCGGCGGCGCAAAGCGTTGGCGGCGCGGCGACCCTGCGTTCTGTAAAACCCTGCTGTCAGGGGCAAACCCGTTCGTTCCCACGGAATGCGCGCCAGGGCCGGCGTCAATGCGCTGATGGCCGCGCGCTGTAGCGGCTTGTACGAGCTGCGTTGCAATGGTGTCAATGTGCCGATGAGATCGAGCATGCGATTGTCGAAATACGGGCAACGCACGTCGACAATGCTGCGCAGTAGTTGCGGCCCGAATGCCGCGAAACGGGGTTTAAACTCTTCGAGCCAGAAACGATCGACTATGGCCGTGGCGCTGCCGTTGTCATGGCCCAACGCCTTTAGAGACTCCGCGATTAAATCGCATTCCGGTTGCAGGTGAGCTTGGGCTTCCGGCGATAGGAGATTGACGCGCGTACGGGGAGCCAGAGTAAAGGCGTGAATGTTTTTGTTGTCGACTTCAGAATGCAACCAGCGCAAGGGCTTGGGTGGAAGCACGAACTGCCGCCAAAACAAATCTTCGGGACCATACAGGCCGTCAAGAGGCGTGATGCCGTCATAAACCACACTTGCGGTTTCAGCCAGGCCGGGCGCCAGGCGCTGCACGTTTGCGTGAAAGCAATTGAACATGCCGTCCGTGAGATACACGGCGCGCTCCAAACTTGTTGCAGCCTCGCCCGCCACGATCGGACTGAAAAGATTTGCGTAACCTGCGGTCTCGGCCACGCGTTTCGCAATTTCTGCATCTTTGCAGCCGGGATTGCCGATGGTAAACGTCAGCACCTCACGTTTATCCGCCGCCATTGCTGCAAGGATCAAGCGCGAATCAACGCCGCCGCTTAACGGCAGGCCATGACGATGCTCACCTTCGGTCTGTGTGTGCATGACGTCGCGCCATGTTTCGATGAAACGCTGTGATGCTTCTTTTTCGTTGTGTGAGGGGTTCTGCTGGAAGTCCATTTTCCAATAGCGTTGCACTTGCAGGCGTCCTTGACGGAA encodes:
- a CDS encoding phospholipid carrier-dependent glycosyltransferase — protein: MNDENNYLNQQLICAHLGVRAKSMYPSLEKYHRSNLVLPVCAAREPAICASHNINRLFMRHRATIVLCFILLLALVLRLWGIAFGLPYQYHQDEGHEVYRALRLGYGDFDFDRNFKGGYFYLLFIEYALYYLVLWITGGVAGLSDFALKIIFAPAPFWLIGRITTAIIGTLSVYALYRLGRKIYDEKTGLAAALFLAVAVVHTECSHYITVDVPMTFVLLLGFTALVEVMRKISLRSSLLAGFLIGVAMLFKASAAIALIPFVAAHALRRRDNGAQTAWLKKSGWGFAALLTIYLIGNPGLWLNQNENVANTLNFIFGKLGLTSTEVDPVFLVHYSDSMISPWRYYFQGLEYSFGAGVLALALAGVLCALWRHRPSEVMMLSFLIPGFIAISASKTLTGFHYLLHLLAQW